One segment of Solanum stenotomum isolate F172 chromosome 1, ASM1918654v1, whole genome shotgun sequence DNA contains the following:
- the LOC125851809 gene encoding pentatricopeptide repeat-containing protein At4g01990, mitochondrial-like produces the protein MVSKAICLKLLRSTTYRRCFSTETAAAETVSTPSISQRKRISDGRRKLSDLINRADSESNLKDALNKLDNEGESIQKLDIIGCINNLRRTDRFDLALQLSEWMESSKIMISNGDRAIRIHLLANTKGTDSAEMYFDSLQESEKTSKTYGALLSSYCRQKMFDKVSKLFEKMKELNYTSTLNYNNVISLHLRNGQPEKVSALVQEMEQRNIAVDMFTYNQLMNSYALVKDIVSVEAVLEKMEKHQVKFDWLTYGNLAGIYINTGYLDKANDILQKMEKMKDMHDREAFHTLITLYQKTSNPSGVNRSWELLKSVFPTPSKFSYLIVLLALSKLGESETLEKRFREWESGCKFYDIRVSNVMMESYLDRNMIEEANLLYQNVLNQGVEPNLRTYDAFTNFYIKNSQIDFALKYLEMGASKANPKKKVWFPKDESIKMFLAYFEDNNDPVRVEKFCEIMKKINRLDSSVYDSLLRPNSAASEVEL, from the exons ATGGTGAGCAAAGCTATCTGTTTGAAGCTTCTCCGATCAACAACTTATCGCCGATGTTTCTCAACAGAAACGGCGGCGGCGGAGACCGTATCAACGCCGTCCATCAGCCAAAGAAAACGAATAAGCGACGGTCGCCGGAAATTGTCGGACCTTATCAATAGAGCAGACTCTGAATCTAACTTAAAAGATGCTTTAAACAAATTGGATAACGAAGGGGAATCCATACAAAAGCTAGACATTATTGGCTGTATCAACAATCTCCGTAGAACCGATAGGTTTGATCTTGCCCTTCAG CTGTCTGAATGGATGGAAAGCAGCAAAATTATGATCAGCAATGGTGATCGGGCAATACGGATACACCTTCTTGCCAACACAAAGGGAACAGATTCAGCCGAAATGTATTTTGACAGCCTGCAAGAATCTGAAAAAACTAGTAAGACCTATGGAGCACTTCTCAGCTCTTATTGCAGGCAGAAAATGTTTGATAAAGTGTCAAAGCTTTTTGAGAAGATGAAGGAGCTTAATTATACATCTACTTTAAATTATAACAATGTGATATCTCTTCATTTAAGAAATGGCCAGCCTGAAAAAGTCTCTGCACTGGTTCAAGAAATGGAGCAGAGAAATATTGCAGTTGATATGTTCACCTATAATCAGTTGATGAACAGTTATGCTTTAGTGAAGGATATAGTATCAGTTGAGGCTGTTCTTGAAAAGATGGAAAAGCATCAGGTAAAGTTTGACTGGCTCACATATGGAAACCTAGCTGGGATATATATCAATACTGGCTACCTTGATAAGGCAAATGATATTCTCCAAAAGATGGAGAAAATGAAAGATATGCATGACCGTGAAGCTTTCCATACCTTAATCACATTATATCAGAAAACATCTAATCCATCAGGAGTCAATCGCTCATGGGAATTACTAAAGTCAGTTTTCCCAACTCCCAGCAAGTTTAGCTATCTCATCGTGCTTTTGGCTCTATCCAAACTGGGGGAGTCGGAAACCCTTGAGAAACGTTTTAGAGAATGGGAGTCAGGTTGTAAATTCTATGACATCAGAGTTTCAAATGTGATGATGGAGTCCTATCTTGACAGAAATATGATCGAAGAAGCAAATTTGCTTTATCAGAATGTGTTGAATCAAGGCGTTGAACCCAACTTAAGGACTTACGATGCATTcacaaatttctatataaaaaattCGCAGATAGACTTTGCTCTGAAGTATTTGGAGATGGGTGCCAGCAAGGCAAATCCTAAGAAAAAAGTTTGGTTTCCTAAGGATGAATCCATCAAGATGTTTCTAGCTTATTTTGAGGACAATAATGACCCTGTTAGAGTTGAGAAGTTCTGCGAGATTATGAAGAAGATTAATCGCCTCGATTCCAGTGTTTATGACTCTCTTCTACGCCCAAACTCTGCAGCCTCTGAAGTGGAACTATGA